The stretch of DNA GGATCGACGTGAAGGGCCCCGGGATTCTCTAAGACCACGTCTGAGAGAGAAACGACAATCGTGCGAAGGTCATCACGACTCCTCGCCAGAATCGCTTCTTTCCCACGAAGTTCCGAAAGATCCGGGCCAGATGAACATCCACTGAACTCATGCGATTCCTGTGGAGTCGATTTTGATACTTCCAAAGCCGTCTGAAATCTCCCTTGAGACAGATCCTCGCTTTGCCTTTGGTGCCAACTGGTGGAGATTTCTTTCTCGCCTGACCGCACCGCAAATTGCCACCGCAGAACAATCCATTCAAAAGCTGTTCCATCGGGAACGGCTCGACGGCGTGACGTTTCTCGATGTGGGCTCGGGGAGTGGGCTGTTCAGTCTGGCTGCGAACCGCTTAGGGGCCATTGTCACGTCCATCGACTTTGATCCTCAGAGTGTGGCGTGTGCCGAGGAATTGAGACGCCGATATGGTTCAGGAAACGGGTGGACGATTCAGCAGGGCTCGGCTCGCGATCAGACGATGATGGCCAGCCTGGGGCAGTTCGACATCGTTTACTCCTGGGGTGTACTCCATCACACAGGAGATATGTGGTCAGCCATTGCGATCACGGCACAGGCCACGAGGCCCGGTGGTCACTTCTGCCTGTCAATCTACAACGATCAAGGCGCTGCCAGTGACCGCTGGAAGATTGTTAAACAGCTCTATGTGGCTTCACCTTCGTTCGTCAGGCTGTTGATCGTCCTGGCAGTGGTCGTGGCCTACGAATGCTATGCCATTCCCGTGAACCTCTTCCGCAGCCTGATGCTGGTGATCCGCCTCAAGAACCCGCTCCCCATCTGGCAAGCCTGGTTCCAATCGCGGTTCGGCCAAAAAGAGCGCGGGATGTACTACTGGACCGACATGGTCGATTGGGTAGGAGGCTGGCCTTTCGAAGTGGCCAAACCGGAAGAAATCTTCCGGTTTTTGCGAGATCGAGGCTTCACGCTGTTTGAGATGAGGACTGTTGGTGGCCGACTGGGCTGCAATGAGTTTGTCTTCCGCCGCAATGACTAAACCGATCGGATCGCCATCCGCTGGTCAGTTCCGAGGTCACTCCTGAAAATCCGATAGTCGGCGACGGAGTTCCTGTGGCACCAGATGTCCGGCATTGAGATCGTCAAGATAAGCCGCAGCGTTGGCGGCCAGCTCATCGTCTTCACAGGCACTCACCAGTTTGGTGAATCCACTCTCTTCTTTGAGATAGGCATGTGCCCATGCCGATTCCAACTGCACTTCCATTTCGGGATGCTGATCAGCCAATTCAAAAAGTGCAGGGCGGTAGGAGGCACTAATAAAGGGAATGGCACTGGCTGCGGCCTTGCCTGCCACACTTCGACTTTCCAACGGCACTGATGGATCCAGCCATTCCGAAAGACGCTGGATTCCTTCTGGCGAATCATAAGGATGCGTGAGAATCTGATCGGCTCTTGCCAGTTGATTCAGCCAGAACAAACTGGCGATAGCCGCTGTATCCTCTGTCGATTTTGGGGAGAGCAGTTTGACGAGCTTCGGGATAATCGGATCCTGTTCTCTCGGCCACTGAATAAAGCCATCCCAAACCCAGAGATTGCAAAGCCTGGCATCGCCGCTGGCAGCCACAATCGTATCCCAGCCTTCGGATGTCCCAAAGCGGGAAAAGAGCATCAGCAGATAACCCAGCAGGTCATCATCGGAAGGGATCTTCTCAGAGATTTTTTCAAAAATATCGAGCAGGTGGGGCATTGCATGCCGGGCGAGATACATGAAAGCCTGAGTCGTCTCGATCCGCTCGAAAGCGACCAGAAGAGCCCGCACATCACCAAATTCAATCAATTGATCTTTCAGCCATTGTGCCTGCCGCTCCAGCAATGAAACCACCAGGGCTGCATCTGCAATCGTGGTGATTGCCGCTTCCGCAATTTCGGCTGCCGGGAATTCACCGCCATCATCCAGCCATTCATTGCAAAGTGCCTGCCACGTTGGCCTAGACATCATTCCACCCCCGCATCTCTTCCACCCTTCGGGTAATTGTTGAGCCCGTCCGGCTGAATTCTTACTTGAAAACCTGAACAGGACAATCGCGGTTGTGGAGGATACTTGGCATAGGCCAGATCTTGGTGATGGCGAGTGCAGAGCCAGAAGACAGATTGTCTCCCGGAAACGATCTTTCGAACATGCTCACAGTCGTGACATAAACTCTTCAAAATTCAGCAGTCTCCCACTCAGGGCTGACGAACCCATCGATTTTGAACCGTAATTGGAACCGAACGCCGCATCACGATCTACCGCCTGCACAAATTTCCTGTCGAAAAATGACAAACCATTTCGGCCGATGGCTTTTAGGTCGAATGGTGACGATGTTCATAATCTTTGTGTGAGGGATGCCCAATTTCTCTGCAAAACTCATATCATTCACGCTCAATTTCATCGATCAGTCAGTCTGGGAGCATCTGTTGACCAGCCAGGAACAAGCACAAGATAAACAACGCATCGCCCTGGCAATTCAACAGCCCTGGGCCGAACTGATTCTTCAGGGGAGGAAAACAATTGAAGTCCGCTCGACCATGACGAATCAGCGAGGTCTCATCTACGTGTATGCATCCCGAAAACCCTCTCAGCTTCCTTGCGCTCTGGTCGCAGCCGCTGAACATCACCTCGAAATCGAACAACTCCCGAAAGGGGTGATCCTGGGGACCGTCGAATTGATGGATGCTCGACCAGCGACCGCCGCCGACGCCGTCGCTGCCTGCGTCCCGCCAGAGCTTCTCGTGAATCGGCAAGCCTGGATTCTGCAACATCCTTCCCGGCTCCCGCAGAAACTGTCACCGCGATTTCTCCCTTATGGCATCTGGTTCTATCCTTTCCAGAGGAAGTCGGCAGCGGGGGACTCATTGCTATAGAATCCTTATCGAACTGGTCATGATGCGTACTGAATGACATCAACAGAATTAACATAAATTCCCGATGGGCTGACTCTCGAAATGAACTCTCCGACCTTCGCTGTCAATACACCCATCGCCTGGCTGAATGGCGAATATCTTCTCGAATCAGCCGCTGCGCTTCCCGTAACAGACCTGGGTGTTGTCGGTGGTCTGGCGGTTTCCGAAATGTCGCGCACCTTTGCCGGTCAGATTTTTCGATTGAGCGATCATCTCGAACGATTGCGACAATCTCTCGAACTTGTCGAAATTGCGTTGCCTTATTCTGAGAGTCAAATCTGCGAAACCTGCACGCAGGTGGTCACTCACAACTTCAAGGTCTTCAATACGCCAGAAGTCATCGATTCGAAAGAGATTCCGCAGGAATTAGGGGTCCTGATCTTCGTCACCGCCGGACCGAATCCCACCTACATGGGACAGGCGTATGCCAGGCAACATGGCCCGAGTGTTGGTATCCACACCTTCTGCCTGAGGCGGCAGGCTTACCAGATGATGTACCGGGATGGGGTCTCCCTCGTCTGCCCGCCAGTTCAGGCATTACCTGCCGAGATTGTTCCCCGAACGATTAAATCAAGAAGCCGTATGCACTGGCGGATGGGTGAACTTGCTGCGCGAAAAATTGATCCGCACGCTTTCAGTATTCTTGCTGATGATGATGGTTCATTGACCGAAACTGCGGCTGGGAATCTGGTTATCATCCAAGACAATTGTGCCATCTCTCCACCCGAAGGCCAGGCACTCGAAGGGATCAGCCTGAAAGCCACACTCGAGTTTTGCCACCATTCAGGGCTTACGGTCGAACGTCGGAAAATCTGGCCCAAGGATCTCATGATGGCTCAGGAGGCGTGGCTCACCAGCACTCCCTATGGCATGGTTCCCGTCACGCGATTTGATGGGCATACGGTCGGCGCAGGACCAAAAGGCCCGTGGTACCGGAAGATTCTCCATCAATGGAGCCAAGCCACGGGATGCGACCTTGCCCAGTGGCTGGGCAGTGAAAACCAAACTGAAATTGAGAGTTAAGTTGACGCCAGCTTCTGTTTCCAGCGAGCCACCTGCTCGGCGACAGAAGCCGTTCCTCCGGAACCTTCACTGCGGAAGCGGCGGACAGCATTCACCACACCCAACGCTTCAAAGACATCCTGTTCGACCTGTGGTGCAATCGACTGAAAATCTGCCAAAGGCAACTGCGCCAGCGTGCAGGCCTTCGATTCAGCGAGTCTGACCAGTTTGCCCACAGTCTCATGGCCTGTCCGCATGGGGACACCCTTCTGGATCAGATACTCCATGAGCGTCGTTGCATCCAGAAACCCTTCTTCAATGCGGGCCGAGATCGTCTCTTTTTTCAGTTCGGCGTGCTCAACAATAGCAGCAGCCAGTTCGAGACTCGCCTCAACCTGATCGAGGGCATCGAACAAGGCCACCTTATCTTCCTGCAGATCGCGATTGTACGCCAGGGGCAGGCCCTTAATGAGCACGAGGACATGCTGTAGATTACCGACCACTCGGCCTGCTTTTCCGCGAATCAGCTCCAGTACATCGGGATTTCTCTTTTGAGGCATGATCGATGAGCCGGTCGTGTAGGCATTCGGCAGTTTGATGAAGCCAAACTCGGTCGTACACCACAGAATCCATTCTTCGGCCCAATTGCTCAAATGCGTCGCAATCATGGTGAGATCAAAAACGGTCTCGGCGACAAAGTCGCGATCGCTGGAAACATCCAGACTATTGGCAGCCGGCCGGTCGAACCCCAATAGTTCGGCTGTCCGCTGACGGTTAATGGGCAACGTCGTGCCAGCGAGAGCAGCGGCCCCCAGGGGAGATTCATTGAGACGCACGCGAGCATCCCGCAGGCGAGTTCGATCACGCTCAAATTTCTCGCACCAGGCACACCAATACTGTGAGGCGAGGACTGGCTGGGCACGCTGCAGATGGGTGTAGCCGGGCAAAATTACCCCCTCATCTCGCTCCGCACGCCCAATAAAGGCACGCTGCAGATCAACGAGCAATCCATCAAGCCGATCAATTGCGTCTCGCACATGAAGCTTGAGATCGGTCGCCACCTGATCATTGCGACTTCGGCCCGTGTGGAGCTTACGACCGGTATCTCCTAACCGTTCGATCAAGGCCGACTCAATATGCATATGGATGTCTTCCAGCTCGATTCGAAAGGGAAATTTCCCTGCGAGAATCGTGGCCAGAATCTCATCGAGTGCCGCGTGAATCTGGTTCTTTTCCTGCTCGCTGATCAGGCCGACTTCCGAGAGCATCTGCGAATGAGCCTTCGAGCCGCGAACATCGACTTCGGCGAGCCGGGCGTCGAAGCTGATCGATTCGGTGAAACGTTCCACGCGAGGATCCGTCTGCCCATCAAATGCACCACCCCAAGCTTTAGCTGCCACGTTCGCTACTTTCGACTGCCAGAATGAGTATTGACAACCTGAGCCCGCTCGCGAACCTTCGGATGGAGTTCGCTGGTAATGACTGATTGGTCAAGTTGATTCTCTTCTCAGGCTCATATGTCATCTTAGCGGGTGGCAAGGCACTTTTCTCCCGGACGACGACAGCAGATTCAAGGTTCATTCGCCAACCCAAAGCACTTCAATTCCTGACCCGATGTGGCAAAAAATCAACGGAAAACTGGTTCAGTCAGAATTTCTGGCTCCCCAACAGCTGTAAGAATGGGTAACTTAGGTGAAATCTATTTGACAAACTTCAGAACATCATTTCGTGAGTGGATCTCCACCAAATGTATCATAAACTTCTGTGCTGCATAACTTTGTGCACGACGACACTTCTCTGGGCACAGCTTCCGGCTCAGGAAATCGCTCCCGAAGTCACTCCCCAGCCTGTCGTGGCACCACTCACACCGGCTCCCGTGCTTGTCGCTCCTGTTCTGCCTGACGCGATCTCATTACCACCAGCGTCCATCGCAAATTTACCGGCCATTGCTCCTGAAAATCAGCCAGTAGCCCCCCTTACGAATCAGGTCGGCTCGCCATCGAAAGAAATGTCCCCAACGAACATCGTCACGGTGAACTACACACCAGATGGTTCAGCCGTCCATACGTTTGGAGCAGGGACTGCAGCCGAGTGGACAGTCACCATAACCCCCGGATTCTCATCGACTTCTGGAATGTCATCCCTCCCGGGCCGATTTGCTCCGAATACGCTGATGCCCCCAGCACCGGCGGCTCAATCAACACCTGCTGGCGGCGAAAATACTCCGGAGGTCGCTGACCATGCCTGTCTGAACTGCGATTTGCCTCATACAGGCACCGGTGCGCTGACTGGCGTCATTCGAGCCCATCACTACACCGAGGTGTACAATCAGATTCCTTTCAGTCGCTCGGAATACGATGCCAATCCTGCGTATCGCCATGATGCCACCATGGAACTGCTGCTGGGCCAGATCCGGCCAGTCACCTACCAGACAACCAACGTAAACGTCGCCACCGGGGGGTGGAGTCCATGGATCAATTATTACCGAGGTTTCTGGGGTTACCCTTGGGGTTATCAGCCTTTCGGTTACTATGCACCCAGATATCGGACATACGTCCGCTGGTAGACTGCAAAGTGATCGAAGGATCTCGGGATGGCTCTCGGTAATCAGGAAGCAAGTGCTGCTCCTCCACAAAGAATGTCGCCACCCTGTGTGGTGCTGGTGAGTGGTGGGCTGGATTCCGCCACAATTCTTGCCATGGCCAAAGCTCAGGGGTTTTCTCCCTTTGCGATCTCTTTTGATTACGGCCAGAGACATCGCTTCGAGCTCGAAGCGGCCAAAAGAGTATGCGAAGCACAAGGCGTCGCCCGGCATGTCATCATCCCACTCGATCTACGATCGATTGGGGGATCGGCCCTGACGGCGAACATCGACGTTCCCAAAGATCGCACAGATGCCGAATTGACCAGCGGCATTCCCATCACCTACGTCCCCGCTCGAAACACGGTGTTCCTCTCGATTGCCTTAGGCTGGGCCGAAGTGATCGGGGCACAGGATTTGTTTGTCGGAGTGAACGCCGTCGATTACAGCGGCTACCCCGATTGCCGCCCGGAGTTTGTCGCTGCTTTTGAGAAGCTGGCGAACCTTGCCACCCAAACCGGCGTCGAAGGCCAGCCCTGGAAAATCCATGCACCTCTGATTCACCTCACAAAAGCCGAAATCATCCGGCAGGGAGTCGCCCTGGGTGTCGATTATTCTTTGACCCATAGCTGCTATGATCCAACTTCCACAGGACTTTCCTGCGGCCACTGTGACTCCTGTCTGATTCGCAAGAAGGGGTTCCTCGAAGCACACGTTCCAGATCCCACCCGTTATGCCGACTGATCTTTCCACTCTTCCTTCTGCGACAAGAACAGGCCACAGTTCTGCGCGCCTGCGAATTGCCGAAACCTTCCTTTCGGTGCAGGGGGAGGGTGCGCTGACGGGAGTTCAATCGTTTTTTATCCGCACGACGGGCTGCAACCTGCGCTGCTGGTTTTGCGATACTCCGTATACCTCGTGGACAGCCGAGGGAACTTGGCAGACCATTGATGAGTTGCTGGCGCAGGCCCTCGCCAGTGGAGTACAGCACGTCATTCTCACCGGGGGAGAACCCCTCCTTCAGCCGGCGATTGTCGAACTCAGCCACGCACTGAAGGCCGCCGGGCTCCATATCACTGTAGAAACGGCGGGAACGGCCGACCGACCCGTCGTGGCCGATCTCATGTCAATCAGCCCGAAGCTGGCGAATTCTGATCCTGCCTACGCTCTCGAAGATTCACGGTCTTCTGTGGCGACTCTCGACTTAGAGAGTACTGCCGCCCTCCAGCATGCTCATCTTCGCTGGAATTTGAAAACTCTCAAACGGCTGACGACTGACTACCCGTATCAGCTCAAATTTGTGATCGATACTCCCGCCGATCTGGATGCTCTTTCAGAGGCTCTTGCCGAACTGCCGCACGTTCCGCCGGAACATGTGTGGCTGATGCCCCAGGGGATCACACAGGAAGAACTCGCCTCGCGCGGAGCCTGGCTCAAGCCCCTCGCCGAGTCGCAAGGCTACAACTTCTGCCCCCGCCTCCACATCGAATGGTTCGGCCACCGCCGCGGTGTGTGAAATTTTTCGCTCGGTAGGGCACTTCTTCCAGCAATTACCTCTTATGCCGCTGGCACACAGGTACCTCGAAGACGAGCAACCTGTGCCACCCTGCGAACGGTGTATGGCATAACATCTCAGAGTTCCCCGCTGCACGCCGAACATCACGGTTAACCGGGCCGCCGCCACAAGGCCTTATTTTCAAAATCCATACAATCGGCGGCGCCGGTTCACCGCTTTGTTATTTGCATTACGTGCTATTGAGAAGAGTCACCAGTATACAGGATCGTTGAGTGCGTTGACACAAGTGCAGACACCCGACAGTGCTTCAATGGACTGTCCATTGAGCGATCGACCAAGCCAGCCTTCTGGTTGTGAAAGCCGAAAGGGGGCTCTAGTTTCCGTGGGAGATATTTGTTGAAAACCTACCTTCCGATAAAACTCCGGATCTCCATACGTTAGCACGAAATCCACCCCTCGTTGCGTTAGGTCATTCAATCCATGGCAGATCAAATCCTGGCCAATGCCTTGACGCTGTCGGTCACTACACACGGCAACGGGAGCAAGGATGAATACAATGCGATTGTTGTCGAATTCGAGCCGCGTGAAGAAGATTGACGCAACCACGCAATCGCCGTCGACGGCTACGTAGTTGAATAAGTCGAGATGGTCCGTTGTCTCAAAAAGGTCTGCGGCGAGTTTGCCAATCAACGCACCTTCGGCTTCGCCTTCGGAATCGGCGAACACGGACGTGAAGAGATGCACGATGGCGTTTGCCTCTTCCGCGTTGTGGGGCCTGAAATTCAATCGTTTCCCCTCTTGCACATAATGACTAAGGTAACCCGGCCGCGGCCAGAAACCTTTGATTTCAGATTCCGCCCGATTCGCCGCTCGGGTTGACTGCCTTGTTCGGCTACGAAGTACGCGCAAATGCGAAATCGCTGGTCGGGCCTTGCTCACTTCTTGCGATCGGCATGAGTGCCTTTGAGAAAATCCAGTAATGCTTGCTCAGGGATTCCGCGCTCTGCACCATGCCCTTCATGCTGGACTTTGTAATGGATCACGTCGCCGTCGAGATAGCTGAAAACCTCCAAGTTGCCGCTGACTCGGGATGGCTCCGTGATCCTTTTCCCCTCATGTCCCATGTGACGGGCCCAAACAAACGTCGACTCTTCGGCGGCAACAAACGCCAGTTTGCCGTCTTTGCCTGGAATGGCTCTTGAAGGTCCGCCCATGTATGGAACGAGATCGTCTTTCAGACCCGAGATATTCATCAGTCGCTTGCCCTTAACGGGAGTCGCCGCAACTGTGTAATTGTTGTCATCGCCCTTGGCCTTGAAGTCCTTACCGTCGTACTGCATCACATTAAGAGGACTGACGGCGCTGATGTAGTTGCGAACGTGTGACAGGTCGCTTTCGATCATCAGTTGATTCACCAGGGCTGATCCGTTGG from Planctopirus ephydatiae encodes:
- a CDS encoding class I SAM-dependent methyltransferase, giving the protein MILPKPSEISLETDPRFAFGANWWRFLSRLTAPQIATAEQSIQKLFHRERLDGVTFLDVGSGSGLFSLAANRLGAIVTSIDFDPQSVACAEELRRRYGSGNGWTIQQGSARDQTMMASLGQFDIVYSWGVLHHTGDMWSAIAITAQATRPGGHFCLSIYNDQGAASDRWKIVKQLYVASPSFVRLLIVLAVVVAYECYAIPVNLFRSLMLVIRLKNPLPIWQAWFQSRFGQKERGMYYWTDMVDWVGGWPFEVAKPEEIFRFLRDRGFTLFEMRTVGGRLGCNEFVFRRND
- a CDS encoding ASCH domain-containing protein, which codes for MPNFSAKLISFTLNFIDQSVWEHLLTSQEQAQDKQRIALAIQQPWAELILQGRKTIEVRSTMTNQRGLIYVYASRKPSQLPCALVAAAEHHLEIEQLPKGVILGTVELMDARPATAADAVAACVPPELLVNRQAWILQHPSRLPQKLSPRFLPYGIWFYPFQRKSAAGDSLL
- a CDS encoding aminotransferase class IV, with the translated sequence MNSPTFAVNTPIAWLNGEYLLESAAALPVTDLGVVGGLAVSEMSRTFAGQIFRLSDHLERLRQSLELVEIALPYSESQICETCTQVVTHNFKVFNTPEVIDSKEIPQELGVLIFVTAGPNPTYMGQAYARQHGPSVGIHTFCLRRQAYQMMYRDGVSLVCPPVQALPAEIVPRTIKSRSRMHWRMGELAARKIDPHAFSILADDDGSLTETAAGNLVIIQDNCAISPPEGQALEGISLKATLEFCHHSGLTVERRKIWPKDLMMAQEAWLTSTPYGMVPVTRFDGHTVGAGPKGPWYRKILHQWSQATGCDLAQWLGSENQTEIES
- the argH gene encoding argininosuccinate lyase, encoding MAAKAWGGAFDGQTDPRVERFTESISFDARLAEVDVRGSKAHSQMLSEVGLISEQEKNQIHAALDEILATILAGKFPFRIELEDIHMHIESALIERLGDTGRKLHTGRSRNDQVATDLKLHVRDAIDRLDGLLVDLQRAFIGRAERDEGVILPGYTHLQRAQPVLASQYWCAWCEKFERDRTRLRDARVRLNESPLGAAALAGTTLPINRQRTAELLGFDRPAANSLDVSSDRDFVAETVFDLTMIATHLSNWAEEWILWCTTEFGFIKLPNAYTTGSSIMPQKRNPDVLELIRGKAGRVVGNLQHVLVLIKGLPLAYNRDLQEDKVALFDALDQVEASLELAAAIVEHAELKKETISARIEEGFLDATTLMEYLIQKGVPMRTGHETVGKLVRLAESKACTLAQLPLADFQSIAPQVEQDVFEALGVVNAVRRFRSEGSGGTASVAEQVARWKQKLAST
- the queC gene encoding 7-cyano-7-deazaguanine synthase QueC; the protein is MSPPCVVLVSGGLDSATILAMAKAQGFSPFAISFDYGQRHRFELEAAKRVCEAQGVARHVIIPLDLRSIGGSALTANIDVPKDRTDAELTSGIPITYVPARNTVFLSIALGWAEVIGAQDLFVGVNAVDYSGYPDCRPEFVAAFEKLANLATQTGVEGQPWKIHAPLIHLTKAEIIRQGVALGVDYSLTHSCYDPTSTGLSCGHCDSCLIRKKGFLEAHVPDPTRYAD
- a CDS encoding 7-carboxy-7-deazaguanine synthase QueE, producing MPTDLSTLPSATRTGHSSARLRIAETFLSVQGEGALTGVQSFFIRTTGCNLRCWFCDTPYTSWTAEGTWQTIDELLAQALASGVQHVILTGGEPLLQPAIVELSHALKAAGLHITVETAGTADRPVVADLMSISPKLANSDPAYALEDSRSSVATLDLESTAALQHAHLRWNLKTLKRLTTDYPYQLKFVIDTPADLDALSEALAELPHVPPEHVWLMPQGITQEELASRGAWLKPLAESQGYNFCPRLHIEWFGHRRGV
- a CDS encoding GNAT family N-acetyltransferase → MNFRPHNAEEANAIVHLFTSVFADSEGEAEGALIGKLAADLFETTDHLDLFNYVAVDGDCVVASIFFTRLEFDNNRIVFILAPVAVCSDRQRQGIGQDLICHGLNDLTQRGVDFVLTYGDPEFYRKVGFQQISPTETRAPFRLSQPEGWLGRSLNGQSIEALSGVCTCVNALNDPVYW